The DNA region CCACTTGACGAACCCTTTTTCCATTCAAATCACGCCCCTTTATTTTCTAAAGTCTAGCATCATTATAAAGTGAAAACAAATCCTCGTCAATCTTTTGCAAAAATGCTTTTTTTACCATAGAAATAGGGAGAAAGAAAAGGTATAATGGTTAATATCTTAACGAAAAACACTTGTTGTACAGAAAAAGTTCGGGAAAAGAGGGCGTAATGAAAACAGATATCGAAATTTCACAGTCAGTTCAATTATCACCAATCATTAAAATTGGAGAAAAGATCGATCTAAAAGAGGATGATTTAGAATTATATGGACAACATAAAGCGAAAATCAACTTTTCTGCCATCCAACATTTGTCGAAAAAGCCAGACGGAAAACTAATATTAGTCACATCGATCAATCCGACTCCGGCAGGAGAAGGAAAATCAACTGTCACGATAGGTTTGGGGGATGCATTAAATAAGATCGGCAAAAAAACCGTGATTGCTCTACGTGAGCCTTCATTAGGCCCTGTTATGGGAATCAAGGGCGGTGCTGCTGGCGGAGGATTTGCTCAAGTTTTACCTATGGAAGATATCAATTTGCATTTTACAGGGGACATGCATGCGATTACTACAGCCAATAATGCTCTTTCTGCGTTGCTGGATAATCACATACACCAGGGGAATGGGTTGAGCATCGATGCAAGAAGAGTGATCTGGAAACGTGTGGTTGATTTGAATGATCGAGAACTGCGCCAAGTGATGGTCGGTTTAGGTGGACCAATCCAAGGAGTCCCAAGAGAAGATGGATTCGATATTACAGTTGCCAGTGAAATTATGGCAGTACTGTGTTTAGCCTCTGATTTAGAGGATTTAAAATCTCGCTTAGGAAATATCGTGATTGCGTACACTTTTGATTTGGAGCCGGTTACCGTTAGTGATCTAGGGGTTCAAGGTGCTTTGACATTATTGTTGAAGGATGCGTTGAAACCAAATCTCGTTCAAACGATTTATGGAACGGCAGCATTGGTTCACGGTGGTCCATTTGCGAATATTGCTCATGGCTGTAATAGTATTTTAGCAACAAAAACAGCATTGAAGCTTGGGGATTTTACTGTAACAGAAGCAGGATTCGGGGCTGATTTAGGTGCAGAAAAATTTTTGGATATCAAAGTGCCTAATCTAAAAAAAGCACCTGATGCAGTTGTCATCGTTGCAACGATAAGAGCATTGAAAATGCATGGCGGTGTTTCTAAAACAGAG from Enterococcus sp. 9D6_DIV0238 includes:
- a CDS encoding formate--tetrahydrofolate ligase; translation: MKTDIEISQSVQLSPIIKIGEKIDLKEDDLELYGQHKAKINFSAIQHLSKKPDGKLILVTSINPTPAGEGKSTVTIGLGDALNKIGKKTVIALREPSLGPVMGIKGGAAGGGFAQVLPMEDINLHFTGDMHAITTANNALSALLDNHIHQGNGLSIDARRVIWKRVVDLNDRELRQVMVGLGGPIQGVPREDGFDITVASEIMAVLCLASDLEDLKSRLGNIVIAYTFDLEPVTVSDLGVQGALTLLLKDALKPNLVQTIYGTAALVHGGPFANIAHGCNSILATKTALKLGDFTVTEAGFGADLGAEKFLDIKVPNLKKAPDAVVIVATIRALKMHGGVSKTELTKENIAALVKGFANLQKHIENMRSYGLPVVVAVNEFSGDTKKELSTLKELCGTQNVPVELTSVWANGPEGGIALAKRVVELIEEEQGEFRTIYQKGMDLEEKIQAIVTKIYGGSGVLFSKKAQKQLAVFEKYGWDRLPVCMAKTQYSLSDDAEALGRPEDFTVTVRELVPKIGAGFIVVLTGDVMTMPGLPKKPAALNMDVDQDGQAIGLF